The following proteins are encoded in a genomic region of Sulfurovum indicum:
- the lon gene encoding endopeptidase La produces MQLSDYDAFPSQLPIVVEDELFLYPFMISPIFLTNQKDIDAATDAMENNSLLFVTSSVAGKEGSRDFDAMYKVGVIGSIMRKVHIPDGRVKILFQGLARGEIIEPLPGEINKAVIDVVKLEPYDQLRTDALMDVLRDKIKKLSTLSSHVPADLVRTIEENDEPQRIADLVSSMLKLDKEVAYALYIEPNIEKRLLGLIDVITSEIESAKVQREIRSKVHSKIEQTNKEYFLKEQLKEIQHELGMDTQREEEIANFREKIEQLKPEMSEDAYKEISKQLDRFARMHPDSADANLLQSYLEWVLELPFGQLSKKNLSVEDVSRELDKDHYSLEKPKERIVEFFSVRELAMLRGIKPKETGGAILCFAGPPGVGKTSLANSIAHALARPLVRIALGGLEDVNELRGHRRTYVGAMPGRLVQGLIEAKSMDPVIVLDEIDKVGRSMRGDPTAALLEILDPEQNSKYRDYYLNFNIDLSKAIFIATANDVGRIPAPLRDRMEFIGLNSYTPKEKFEIAKRYLIPQELKKHALKAREFHISDKALRILIDEYTREAGVRNLRRRIAGLMRKAARMLLEDKTRELVQVTRKNLDKFVDKKVFEISLIDKKPQIGVVSGLAWTAVGGDVLTIEAIKIKGKGGLQLTGSLGDVMKESVRIAHSVVKILIDERKLKIPSSAIPHTLKEHEENIQVDASEVYKRYDLHIHVPEGATPKDGPSAGITMVTAIASILSNQKVDNRVAMTGEVTLTGKVLPIGGLKEKLIAAYKAGVKKALIPVKNYERDLDDIPEEVKENIKIIGVSNVQEVLREALIK; encoded by the coding sequence ATGCAACTCAGTGATTATGACGCATTTCCAAGCCAACTGCCTATTGTTGTAGAGGATGAACTTTTCCTCTATCCGTTTATGATCAGTCCGATCTTTCTGACCAATCAGAAAGATATCGATGCAGCTACCGATGCGATGGAGAACAACTCTTTGCTTTTTGTAACCTCTTCTGTAGCCGGGAAAGAGGGAAGCCGTGATTTCGATGCGATGTACAAGGTTGGAGTGATCGGTTCTATTATGCGAAAAGTACATATTCCTGACGGAAGAGTAAAAATACTCTTCCAGGGATTGGCACGCGGTGAGATTATCGAACCGTTACCGGGGGAGATCAATAAAGCAGTTATTGATGTAGTGAAACTGGAACCATATGATCAGCTCAGGACGGATGCTTTGATGGATGTACTGCGAGACAAGATCAAAAAGCTTTCAACGTTAAGTTCCCATGTCCCTGCCGATCTTGTTCGTACGATTGAAGAGAATGATGAGCCGCAGCGTATTGCCGATCTTGTCTCTTCGATGTTGAAACTTGATAAAGAAGTTGCTTATGCACTCTATATCGAGCCAAATATCGAGAAGCGTCTTTTGGGGCTTATAGATGTGATCACTTCTGAGATTGAATCTGCTAAAGTACAGCGGGAGATACGAAGTAAGGTACACAGCAAGATTGAGCAGACCAACAAAGAGTATTTTCTAAAAGAACAGCTCAAAGAGATACAGCATGAACTGGGCATGGATACGCAGCGTGAAGAAGAGATCGCCAACTTTAGGGAGAAGATAGAGCAGCTTAAACCGGAAATGAGCGAGGATGCCTATAAAGAGATCAGTAAACAGCTTGACCGCTTTGCCCGTATGCACCCTGATTCTGCCGATGCGAATCTGCTTCAGAGTTATCTGGAGTGGGTATTGGAGCTGCCGTTTGGACAATTGAGTAAAAAGAACCTCTCTGTAGAAGATGTTTCCAGAGAACTGGACAAAGATCACTACTCTTTGGAGAAACCCAAAGAGCGTATAGTGGAATTCTTTTCGGTACGTGAATTGGCAATGTTGCGTGGTATCAAGCCCAAAGAGACCGGTGGAGCGATCTTATGTTTTGCAGGACCTCCCGGTGTGGGAAAAACTTCTTTGGCAAACTCTATTGCACATGCTCTTGCCAGACCCTTGGTGCGTATTGCACTGGGTGGACTGGAAGATGTGAATGAACTACGCGGACACAGACGTACCTATGTGGGTGCAATGCCGGGCCGTTTGGTACAGGGGCTTATAGAGGCCAAGAGTATGGATCCGGTCATTGTACTTGATGAGATCGATAAAGTAGGACGCAGCATGAGAGGGGATCCGACAGCGGCACTGCTTGAGATACTTGATCCTGAACAGAACAGCAAATACAGAGACTACTATCTGAACTTCAACATAGATCTCAGTAAAGCGATCTTCATTGCAACGGCCAATGATGTCGGACGTATTCCTGCACCGTTGCGTGACCGTATGGAGTTCATCGGATTGAACTCCTATACACCAAAAGAGAAGTTTGAAATTGCCAAACGTTATCTGATCCCGCAGGAGTTGAAAAAACATGCCCTCAAAGCCAGAGAGTTCCATATCTCCGATAAAGCACTGCGTATACTTATCGATGAGTATACCAGAGAGGCTGGAGTCCGTAATCTCAGACGTCGTATTGCAGGTTTGATGCGGAAAGCTGCACGTATGCTGTTGGAAGACAAAACAAGAGAACTGGTACAGGTCACAAGAAAGAATTTGGATAAATTTGTTGATAAAAAAGTCTTTGAGATCTCGCTCATCGATAAAAAACCGCAGATTGGTGTGGTTTCAGGACTTGCATGGACAGCAGTAGGCGGTGATGTTCTTACCATAGAAGCGATCAAGATCAAAGGAAAAGGCGGACTGCAGCTGACCGGCAGTCTGGGAGATGTTATGAAGGAATCTGTACGTATTGCACATTCTGTTGTAAAAATACTTATTGATGAGAGAAAACTTAAGATCCCCTCTTCTGCTATCCCCCATACACTCAAAGAGCATGAAGAAAATATTCAGGTAGATGCGAGCGAGGTCTATAAGCGGTATGACCTGCATATTCATGTTCCTGAAGGTGCAACGCCAAAAGACGGCCCGAGTGCCGGTATTACCATGGTAACAGCGATTGCTTCTATTTTGAGTAACCAGAAAGTAGACAATCGTGTGGCGATGACAGGAGAGGTTACACTGACAGGGAAAGTCTTACCGATCGGAGGCTTGAAAGAAAAGCTTATTGCTGCGTACAAGGCCGGGGTAAAAAAAGCATTGATCCCTGTGAAGAATTATGAGAGAGATCTCGATGATATTCCAGAAGAGGTAAAAGAGAACATCAAGATCATTGGGGTGTCGAATGTACAGGAAGTGCTTCGTGAAGCTTTGATTAAATAA
- the uvrC gene encoding excinuclease ABC subunit UvrC, giving the protein MQSVIQNLPDTPGVYQYFDKKRKLLYVGKAKNLKKRVKNYWRFTPSLHPNPAQSSRILKMLSEADHLDYIIVENEEDALILENSLIKQLKPKYNILLRDDKTYPYIYIDESVPYPRFEITRKVVSGRQITYYGPFPAGGRALLDALYEVYPLVQKKSCLREGKACLFYQINKCLAPCESKVTPEAYGKIVYEAKEALVKRKPLTEKLQKRMEQLAIQERFEEAAAMRDNIEAIKALSISSTIDIANSIDVDIFAILNGDERGVIIKLFMRNGKIISSSHSYFRQTHIFDENEAYKQALLEFYTIDTPQISKEILIAHPFEDAKQVAQTLSSRFEKTVKIIHPKRGTKAKLTSLALQNCQELLRSHKPVSLIEQKIADLLDLGSIPYRIETFDNSHMMGAATVGGMVVWDEGKWDKHSYRRYMLHAHDETGQMREMLSRRIADFSQNPPPDLWILDGGKANLNLANKLLDEAQVNLDVIAIAKEKLDAKAHRAKGAAKDLLYTSHGLIELKPNDTRLHWIQRQRDEAHRYAVTYHQQRKRKEDTQISLLDQKGIGKATVQKLLNYFGTFEAIYAASFDEIAKVTNKKIANIMENHNQG; this is encoded by the coding sequence ATGCAATCAGTAATCCAGAATCTTCCTGATACTCCAGGAGTCTATCAGTACTTTGACAAAAAGAGAAAACTACTCTATGTAGGAAAAGCAAAAAACCTGAAGAAGCGTGTCAAAAACTATTGGCGTTTTACGCCCTCGCTTCATCCAAATCCGGCACAAAGTTCACGTATTCTAAAAATGCTTTCCGAAGCAGATCATCTTGACTATATTATAGTAGAGAATGAAGAAGATGCCCTTATTTTAGAGAACTCGCTCATTAAACAACTCAAACCAAAATACAATATTCTACTTCGCGATGACAAAACCTACCCCTATATCTATATTGATGAATCGGTCCCTTATCCTCGTTTTGAGATCACACGGAAAGTAGTCAGCGGCAGGCAGATCACCTATTACGGTCCGTTCCCTGCCGGAGGTCGGGCACTACTGGACGCTCTTTATGAAGTCTACCCTCTGGTACAGAAAAAATCGTGTCTTCGTGAGGGGAAAGCCTGCCTTTTCTATCAGATAAACAAATGTCTGGCTCCCTGTGAGTCGAAGGTAACACCGGAAGCTTACGGGAAGATTGTTTATGAAGCCAAAGAGGCTCTGGTTAAGCGTAAACCACTTACAGAAAAACTGCAGAAACGTATGGAACAACTTGCCATACAGGAACGTTTCGAAGAAGCAGCTGCCATGCGTGACAATATTGAAGCGATCAAAGCATTGAGCATCTCTTCCACAATAGATATCGCTAACAGTATCGATGTCGATATCTTTGCCATTCTGAATGGAGATGAACGAGGTGTCATCATCAAGCTCTTTATGCGTAACGGGAAAATCATCTCTTCTTCACACAGCTACTTCAGGCAGACACATATTTTTGATGAAAATGAAGCATATAAACAGGCTCTGTTGGAATTCTATACCATCGATACACCGCAAATCTCTAAAGAGATCCTCATAGCCCACCCTTTTGAAGATGCCAAACAAGTCGCACAGACACTCTCCAGCCGTTTTGAAAAAACGGTAAAAATCATCCATCCCAAACGCGGTACAAAAGCCAAACTGACATCACTTGCACTGCAAAACTGTCAAGAGCTTCTTCGCAGCCATAAGCCTGTTTCACTCATAGAACAGAAAATTGCTGATCTGCTGGACCTGGGAAGTATCCCATACCGTATAGAAACATTTGACAATTCACACATGATGGGCGCTGCTACTGTAGGAGGCATGGTCGTCTGGGATGAAGGTAAATGGGATAAACACAGCTACAGACGCTACATGCTTCATGCACATGATGAGACAGGACAGATGCGGGAGATGCTCAGCCGGCGTATCGCTGACTTTTCACAAAACCCGCCTCCGGACCTCTGGATCCTGGATGGAGGAAAGGCGAATTTGAACCTTGCCAACAAACTGCTTGATGAAGCACAGGTCAACCTGGATGTCATCGCAATCGCAAAAGAAAAACTCGATGCAAAAGCACATCGTGCGAAAGGTGCTGCAAAAGACCTTCTTTACACCAGTCATGGTCTTATAGAGCTAAAACCAAACGATACCAGACTGCACTGGATACAGCGGCAAAGAGATGAAGCGCACCGGTATGCTGTCACCTATCATCAACAACGCAAGCGAAAAGAAGATACTCAAATCTCTCTGCTTGATCAAAAAGGGATCGGTAAAGCTACTGTACAGAAACTCTTGAACTATTTTGGTACATTTGAAGCCATATATGCCGCTTCTTTTGATGAAATAGCTAAAGTGACAAATAAAAAAATTGCAAATATTATGGAAAATCATAATCAAGGTTGA
- a CDS encoding PAS domain-containing protein, with protein MKRPDPLDEEFKFSEGLIVSSTDLKGIITYANRKFCEIAGYTKSELTGKNHNIVRHPDMPKAAFKELWDTIQAGKEWTGVVKNLRKDGKYYWVFSHISPIFNNAGEVTGYTAARRPASENEIRECTPLYREMLEQENQ; from the coding sequence ATGAAAAGACCTGATCCTTTAGATGAAGAGTTTAAGTTCTCGGAAGGTTTGATCGTCAGCTCAACCGATCTGAAAGGTATTATTACTTATGCCAACAGAAAATTCTGCGAAATAGCAGGCTATACAAAGTCTGAACTTACAGGGAAAAACCATAATATTGTACGACATCCGGATATGCCAAAAGCAGCCTTCAAAGAGCTGTGGGACACGATCCAGGCAGGAAAAGAGTGGACCGGAGTTGTAAAAAACCTTCGTAAAGACGGTAAGTACTACTGGGTTTTTTCCCATATCAGCCCGATCTTTAACAATGCCGGAGAGGTCACAGGCTATACGGCTGCCAGAAGACCCGCCTCTGAAAATGAGATCCGTGAGTGCACTCCCCTTTACAGAGAGATGCTTGAACAAGAAAACCAGTAA
- a CDS encoding outer membrane protein assembly factor BamD yields MQLKKSLLLGLAMVFVLMGCGSDEEVTEFNKPALYWYKRIADSISSQNMDKADEYYISLKSEHMRSPLMPTAIMMLAHAHMQNEEYLLANYYFDEYNKRYADEERREYMEFMKLKASFLGVKDVYKDQKLIMDSINTAKRYLLRYPGSEYRPLVNSLLVRLHMAQYLLNENIAALYDRTDKPKAAKIYRDKNKNSVVEMADITPPEKGIIGKIFD; encoded by the coding sequence ATGCAGTTAAAAAAGAGTCTTTTGTTAGGACTGGCGATGGTCTTTGTATTGATGGGGTGCGGGAGTGATGAAGAGGTAACCGAGTTCAATAAGCCGGCACTCTACTGGTATAAGCGTATTGCAGACAGTATCAGCAGTCAGAATATGGACAAAGCTGACGAATACTATATCTCGCTTAAGAGTGAGCATATGCGTTCACCGCTGATGCCGACAGCCATCATGATGCTTGCGCATGCACATATGCAGAATGAAGAGTATCTGTTGGCTAACTACTATTTTGATGAGTATAACAAGCGGTATGCCGATGAGGAGAGACGTGAATATATGGAATTTATGAAACTCAAGGCTTCATTTCTCGGTGTGAAAGATGTTTATAAAGACCAAAAACTGATCATGGATAGTATCAATACTGCAAAAAGATATCTGCTGCGATATCCGGGATCGGAATACAGACCGCTTGTTAACTCTCTGTTGGTAAGATTGCATATGGCACAGTATCTGCTGAATGAGAACATTGCAGCACTTTATGATCGTACAGACAAGCCTAAGGCTGCGAAAATCTACCGTGACAAGAATAAGAATTCCGTGGTCGAGATGGCCGACATCACCCCGCCTGAAAAAGGGATCATCGGGAAAATTTTCGATTAA
- a CDS encoding Hpt domain-containing protein → MYYIINQANQILAIDPQLLSQIKIESADEFYKKVALGEVIFDTEENEVSITVDGDKKSFTAKISPLASILGDIKLVYLKAGREQKISTNNDTFSNFAVPDESPVKEEKEEEISFDDTTLLEVTKEGTEKEEADISTEEETFSLDDTTLFELKEEPEEEKPEAEVFTEEKEENELFELLLPSDAENAIAQIDSTVEESTEKENTAAEIPADQNAPIYIDIERISEKIGISPDDYNLFLNEYIDTALTLEKALQSQNEKEKEEALNTLSHLSNVLHLPFVGDIIEQIKQASLTEVNTKIESFFATLGRLTTSHFKEEKASSDDTEERAAEGEREPIDLSDVKPIYFDFQLEEAAKDLSLPVELIEEFVNDFIVQAREETKKMLAAYEKGDLETIQKIGHLLKGTSSNLRINPLSETLYEIQFNEDIERVPELIKNYWAHFLSLENQIKIISNK, encoded by the coding sequence ATGTACTACATTATAAACCAGGCCAATCAGATCCTCGCGATCGATCCTCAGCTTCTATCTCAAATCAAGATAGAGAGTGCTGATGAATTCTACAAAAAAGTAGCTCTTGGGGAAGTCATATTCGACACAGAGGAAAACGAAGTAAGTATCACAGTCGATGGAGACAAGAAGAGCTTTACAGCTAAAATCTCTCCGCTTGCCAGTATACTCGGAGATATAAAGCTGGTCTATCTCAAAGCAGGTAGAGAACAGAAAATATCTACGAACAATGACACTTTCTCAAACTTTGCTGTGCCGGATGAATCGCCGGTCAAAGAAGAGAAAGAAGAAGAGATATCTTTTGATGACACAACTCTGCTTGAGGTCACAAAGGAGGGAACAGAGAAAGAAGAGGCTGATATATCAACAGAAGAAGAGACCTTCTCCCTTGATGACACAACACTTTTTGAACTCAAAGAAGAACCAGAAGAAGAAAAGCCGGAAGCTGAAGTGTTCACAGAAGAAAAAGAGGAAAATGAACTCTTCGAACTTCTCCTTCCTTCAGATGCCGAGAATGCTATAGCACAAATAGACAGTACAGTCGAAGAGTCGACTGAAAAAGAGAATACCGCAGCGGAAATACCTGCAGACCAGAATGCGCCTATCTATATTGATATCGAACGTATTAGCGAGAAGATCGGTATCTCACCGGATGACTACAACCTCTTTCTCAATGAGTACATCGATACTGCTCTAACCCTGGAAAAAGCACTTCAAAGCCAGAATGAAAAGGAGAAAGAGGAGGCGCTCAATACACTTTCGCATCTCTCAAATGTCCTTCATCTACCGTTTGTGGGTGATATCATTGAGCAGATCAAACAGGCATCACTCACGGAGGTGAACACTAAAATCGAATCCTTCTTTGCAACCTTGGGGAGGTTGACCACTTCCCATTTCAAAGAAGAAAAAGCTTCTTCAGACGATACAGAAGAACGGGCAGCAGAGGGGGAAAGAGAACCTATTGACCTTAGTGATGTCAAGCCTATCTACTTTGACTTCCAGCTGGAAGAAGCAGCAAAAGACCTGAGTCTTCCTGTTGAATTAATTGAAGAATTCGTAAACGATTTCATTGTACAGGCACGTGAAGAGACAAAAAAAATGCTTGCAGCCTATGAAAAAGGGGACTTGGAAACAATTCAGAAGATCGGACACTTGCTTAAAGGAACCTCCAGCAACCTTCGCATCAATCCGCTTTCGGAAACACTCTATGAGATCCAATTCAATGAGGACATCGAAAGAGTTCCGGAGTTAATTAAAAACTACTGGGCACATTTTCTCTCTTTGGAAAACCAGATCAAAATTATCTCAAACAAATAA
- a CDS encoding ATP-binding protein, with protein sequence MTIRNRLKLIALVPILLLLLLASYFFVTSYINYEKAQALKTALSNNAYLSKSLAEVGKERGLTALYMGSDRITYKDLVEKQRISTDNAMRQLRAKIVTDKGNLIPFLPNLLGENTDLNKQQYQLLLNNISKLSKIRKIADTPNSDFKKVFFDGYTKTLSTPIMQNLLQLNNFALDTEIASLVSTLSQLYTVKENAGLERGFVSYYMTKKASMAFDEIALWDEFKTKANIFDIKQVTNPQLRAELEKVLNNKKSRELLQELAETSSAIQTDVDNGDYAEEAIDWFALQTQKISLFSKAELIVSNALWHKADTYLQKQLSLLAIASAILLLSLILAYLGYSTARDITRNIQELEDVLNKAVADMKESDQYLSADTAHIENIELDTHEGTKEAYKFLETLVETAKEDKQIALQANEAKSLFLANMSHEIRTPLNGIVGFTEILRSTDLDAEQREFLNIIDKSSENLLSIINNILDLSKIESNKIEIENIVFDAAEEFESAVETYAVGAAEKNIDLNFYMDPTISPKLKGDPTKIKEIIINLLSNAIKFTSYGGTINLKIEKVKEDEGTTNPRIKFSIQDNGIGMTKDQQERIFDAFSQADVSVTRKYGGTGLGLTISSQFVELMGGKLELESAKDHGTTFYFSIPLEEVSSTGTNYNQAFTDMTICKYQEDIPTVLDNYLASYFEYFGPEVKHFESVGELKELSDLGICKTFWLDIDKTKQNIIDAVANVDKSKLIIIANVTSRNKIEEMGVSQDNVIFKPVTLTKLKAVLTRTAATTPELVEKALQSQATQFDAKVLVTEDNIINQKLIKRVLEDHGITVDIANNGLEAFEKRRNNNYDLLFMDIQMPVMDGIEATHEILDYEEDEEVPHIPIVALTANALKGDRERFLAEGMDEYITKPIETTELLYVLNKFLSDKAKNSTEAADRSADESISTPEPEIEEIPIITEDEPISVEEVSLDELILNDSNKNKKILIAKKFLLERRILTKVIENLGYDYEIVEDMDELEAKLATGDYDILFSDAELITENLKAHNKDITIVTESNEKNEIETIIKSHRG encoded by the coding sequence ATGACCATACGTAACAGACTGAAACTGATTGCACTTGTACCAATTCTGCTTCTTCTCTTGCTGGCAAGTTACTTCTTCGTAACTTCATATATAAATTATGAGAAAGCCCAGGCGCTTAAGACAGCACTGAGCAACAATGCCTATTTGAGCAAGTCACTTGCAGAGGTAGGGAAAGAGCGTGGACTGACTGCACTATATATGGGCAGCGACCGCATAACATACAAGGACCTTGTTGAAAAACAGCGTATATCTACTGACAATGCAATGAGACAGCTGCGTGCAAAGATCGTAACAGATAAAGGCAATCTTATTCCTTTTTTACCCAACCTGCTTGGGGAAAATACCGATCTGAACAAACAACAGTACCAACTTCTGTTAAATAATATCAGCAAGCTTTCCAAAATTAGAAAAATCGCCGATACTCCAAACAGCGACTTTAAAAAGGTTTTCTTTGACGGCTATACAAAAACCCTCTCAACACCTATCATGCAAAACCTCCTTCAGCTCAACAATTTTGCACTCGACACAGAGATTGCCTCTCTTGTCTCAACACTCTCACAGCTCTATACTGTCAAAGAGAATGCCGGTCTTGAAAGAGGCTTTGTTTCCTACTATATGACAAAAAAAGCCTCTATGGCATTTGATGAGATCGCACTTTGGGATGAGTTCAAAACCAAGGCGAACATCTTTGATATTAAGCAGGTAACAAATCCTCAACTGCGCGCCGAACTGGAAAAAGTACTAAACAACAAAAAATCCAGAGAACTTCTTCAAGAGCTGGCAGAAACTTCTTCTGCGATCCAAACAGACGTTGACAACGGTGACTATGCAGAAGAAGCTATTGACTGGTTTGCACTCCAGACACAAAAAATATCTCTTTTCAGCAAAGCAGAGCTCATTGTCTCAAATGCGCTATGGCATAAAGCTGACACGTACCTCCAGAAACAGCTTTCCCTGCTTGCAATTGCCTCAGCGATCCTTCTTCTGAGTTTAATCCTTGCTTATCTCGGATACTCTACAGCACGCGACATCACAAGAAACATTCAGGAACTTGAAGATGTACTGAATAAAGCTGTTGCGGACATGAAAGAGAGTGACCAGTACCTCTCCGCAGATACTGCGCATATTGAAAATATCGAACTCGATACCCATGAAGGGACAAAAGAGGCCTACAAGTTCCTTGAAACACTGGTGGAGACAGCTAAGGAGGACAAACAGATTGCACTTCAGGCGAATGAAGCCAAATCTCTTTTCCTTGCAAACATGTCCCATGAGATCCGTACTCCACTTAACGGTATCGTCGGATTTACTGAAATCCTTCGAAGTACAGACCTGGATGCGGAACAGAGAGAATTCCTTAATATTATTGATAAAAGTTCCGAAAACCTGCTGAGTATTATCAACAATATTCTGGACCTCTCCAAGATCGAAAGCAACAAAATCGAAATAGAGAACATTGTATTTGACGCTGCTGAAGAGTTTGAAAGTGCCGTTGAGACCTATGCAGTAGGTGCTGCAGAAAAGAATATTGATCTCAATTTCTATATGGATCCTACTATCAGCCCCAAACTAAAAGGGGACCCAACCAAGATCAAAGAGATCATTATTAACCTTCTGAGCAATGCGATCAAGTTCACCAGTTACGGTGGAACGATTAATCTTAAAATAGAAAAAGTAAAAGAGGATGAGGGAACAACAAATCCAAGGATCAAGTTTTCAATTCAGGACAATGGTATCGGTATGACCAAAGATCAGCAGGAGCGTATCTTTGATGCCTTCTCCCAGGCAGATGTTTCAGTTACCAGAAAGTACGGCGGTACCGGCCTGGGTCTTACCATATCAAGCCAATTTGTTGAACTGATGGGTGGAAAACTTGAGCTTGAAAGTGCAAAAGACCACGGTACAACATTCTACTTCTCTATCCCGCTTGAAGAAGTTTCATCAACAGGTACCAACTACAATCAGGCCTTTACGGACATGACCATCTGTAAATATCAGGAAGATATTCCGACCGTACTTGACAACTACCTTGCCTCCTACTTCGAATATTTCGGTCCGGAAGTCAAACACTTTGAGTCAGTAGGTGAACTCAAAGAACTGAGTGATCTGGGTATCTGTAAAACATTCTGGCTCGATATCGACAAGACAAAACAGAATATCATTGATGCTGTAGCCAACGTCGACAAGTCGAAACTGATCATCATTGCCAATGTCACCAGCCGAAATAAAATTGAGGAGATGGGTGTAAGCCAGGATAATGTTATCTTTAAACCGGTTACATTAACAAAGCTTAAAGCAGTTCTTACCAGAACAGCTGCGACCACACCTGAGCTGGTAGAAAAAGCGCTTCAATCACAGGCAACACAGTTTGATGCAAAAGTCCTGGTGACCGAAGACAACATCATTAACCAGAAGCTGATCAAGCGTGTCCTTGAAGATCATGGTATTACCGTTGATATTGCAAATAATGGACTTGAAGCATTTGAAAAACGAAGAAACAACAACTATGACCTGCTCTTTATGGATATACAGATGCCGGTAATGGACGGTATAGAAGCAACCCATGAGATACTTGACTATGAAGAAGATGAAGAAGTTCCACACATACCTATTGTTGCCCTGACCGCCAATGCCCTTAAAGGTGACAGAGAACGTTTCCTTGCTGAAGGAATGGACGAGTATATCACCAAACCGATCGAAACCACTGAACTGCTTTATGTATTAAACAAATTTCTTTCAGACAAAGCAAAAAACAGCACTGAGGCAGCGGACAGATCAGCCGATGAAAGCATCTCTACTCCTGAACCTGAAATTGAAGAGATTCCGATAATAACTGAAGATGAGCCGATCAGTGTAGAAGAGGTTTCTCTGGATGAACTTATACTCAATGATTCAAACAAAAACAAAAAGATACTTATTGCCAAAAAATTCCTTCTGGAAAGAAGAATTCTTACCAAAGTTATTGAAAACTTAGGGTATGATTACGAAATTGTTGAAGATATGGATGAGCTGGAGGCCAAGCTGGCAACCGGCGACTACGACATACTCTTTAGCGATGCAGAGCTTATTACAGAGAATCTAAAAGCTCATAATAAAGATATAACTATCGTTACAGAGAGTAACGAAAAAAATGAAATTGAAACTATTATAAAATCACATAGAGGATAA
- a CDS encoding response regulator, translating into MGLKVLVVDDDMINRMLLKTLLKKNTKVTEIIEAENGSDALNKMKQEQGIDIILLDIMMPIVDGIEFLKIFRADMANAHIPVIVLSTDDTRKTEVFDNGANDFIRKPVKEEALFVKIDQWSD; encoded by the coding sequence ATGGGACTAAAAGTATTAGTTGTTGATGATGATATGATCAACAGAATGTTATTAAAGACACTGCTTAAAAAGAATACAAAAGTCACTGAGATCATTGAAGCAGAAAACGGCTCGGATGCTTTGAACAAGATGAAACAGGAACAGGGTATCGATATTATACTATTGGACATCATGATGCCTATCGTTGACGGTATAGAGTTCTTAAAGATATTCAGAGCAGATATGGCTAACGCTCATATTCCTGTCATAGTTCTCTCGACAGATGATACTCGCAAAACAGAGGTCTTCGACAATGGGGCAAATGACTTTATTAGAAAGCCTGTCAAGGAGGAGGCTCTCTTTGTCAAAATAGACCAGTGGTCAGACTAA
- a CDS encoding type II secretion system protein, with protein MGYRLRDAVAMIELIFALLIMAIVLMSAPRLISTATKSSFVALQQESINEAASHINMIMGYHWDENTTDERYLDPILTVSATGDTNLSYKVQNSWRIGTPKESSRSFIRQDGTGNIAATAPSKLGMEAGEPPEDDVDDFIGDYTLINEGVTTSDVADKNINVATSVSYALDSPSGTTGPYDTTGGDRRISFNDLTDTNAGSTNIKHISVTLTSTSNVSEFEKSIVLHAFVCNIGAYELEKKAF; from the coding sequence ATGGGCTATAGGTTACGAGATGCTGTTGCCATGATAGAGCTTATTTTTGCACTGCTTATTATGGCGATTGTGCTTATGTCGGCACCAAGGCTTATCAGCACTGCTACAAAGAGCTCCTTTGTTGCATTGCAGCAGGAGTCCATTAATGAAGCTGCCTCCCACATCAATATGATCATGGGATACCACTGGGATGAAAACACAACAGATGAGCGTTATCTGGACCCCATACTTACTGTTTCTGCTACTGGAGATACAAATCTTTCCTACAAAGTACAAAACAGTTGGCGCATAGGTACGCCAAAGGAGAGTTCCAGATCTTTCATACGTCAAGACGGAACAGGCAATATAGCTGCAACTGCACCTTCAAAACTGGGAATGGAAGCAGGAGAGCCTCCTGAAGATGATGTAGATGATTTTATAGGGGACTATACTCTGATAAACGAAGGAGTAACCACATCAGATGTTGCTGATAAAAATATCAATGTTGCCACCTCTGTCAGTTATGCGCTTGATTCCCCTTCCGGTACTACAGGACCATACGATACAACAGGCGGAGACAGACGAATTTCGTTCAATGATCTGACAGATACGAATGCCGGGAGTACTAATATAAAACATATCAGTGTCACACTTACAAGTACAAGCAATGTAAGCGAATTTGAGAAGTCCATTGTTCTTCATGCTTTTGTATGCAATATTGGTGCATACGAACTTGAGAAAAAGGCATTTTAA